In Gossypium arboreum isolate Shixiya-1 chromosome 6, ASM2569848v2, whole genome shotgun sequence, the following are encoded in one genomic region:
- the LOC108473916 gene encoding 40S ribosomal protein SA-like has translation MAATTVPAAARQLSPKEADIQMMLAAEVHLGTKNCDFQMERYVFKRRNDGIYIINLGKTWEKLQLAARVIVAIENPQDIIVQSARPYGQRAVLKFAQYTGCHAIAGRHTPGTFTNQLQTSFSEPRLLILTDPRTDHQPIKEAALGNIPTIAFCDTDSPMRYVDIGIPANNKGKHSIGCLFWLLARMVLQMRGTIAPGQKWDVMVDLFFYREPEEAKQQEEEEAVAAPDYGLPAADFGMGALGTDQWPSQMGDQWSADVVQPPISGVPAINWGDQVAVSADVWDPASAPPQIPGPGIDVSAPAPAPASAPTGWE, from the exons ATGGCTGCTACCACAGTCCCAGCCGCCGCAAGGCAGCTATCTCCTAAAGAAGCCGATATCCAGATGATGTTGGCTGCCGAGGTCCATCTCGGTACCAAGAACTGTGATTTCCAAATGGAGCGTTACGTCTTCAAGCGTCGCAATGACG GAATTTACATCATCAACCTTGGCAAGACCTGGGAGAAGCTTCAGCTTGCAGCTCGTGTAATTGTCGCTATAGAGAACCCTCAAGATATCATCGTCCAATCTGCAAGACCCTATGGTCAGAGGGCTGTCTTGAAATTTGCTCAGTACACTGGTTGTCATGCCATTGCTGGAAGGCACACTCCTGGTACATTCACTAACCAACTCCAGACATCTTTCAGTGAGCCTCGCCTTCTTATCCTCACAGATCCTAGGACCGACCACCAG CCTATCAAGGAAGCAGCTCTTGGAAATATTCCTACCATTGCTTTTTGTGACACAGACTCACCAATGCGATATGTTGACATTGGTATTCCTGCTAATAACAAGGGAAAGCACAGCATTGGCTGTCTTTTCTGGCTGTTAGCTAGGATGGTTCTTCAGATGCGTGGTACAATTGCTCCTGGACAGAAGTGGGATGTGATG GTGGATCTATTTTTCTACAGGGAGCCTGAGGAAGCTAAACAACAGGAAGAGGAGGAAGCAGTTGCTGCTCCTGATTATGGACTCCCTGCTGCAGATTTTGGAATGGGTGCTTTAGGAACTGACCAATGGCCCTCCCAAATGGGTGATCAGTGGTCAGCTGATGTGGTTCAGCCACCAATTTCGGGTGTCCCTGCAATTAACTGGGGTGATCAAG TTGCTGTTAGCGCTGATGTTTGGGATCCTGCAAGTGCTCCACCACAAATCCCTGGCCCTGGAATTGATGTATCTGCTCCTGCTCCTGCTCCTGCTTCTG